One Kineosporia corallincola DNA window includes the following coding sequences:
- a CDS encoding xanthine dehydrogenase family protein molybdopterin-binding subunit translates to MSAPVFRRPAAAGPPQPREESVEKVTGAARYAYEYPQQEAAYAWIVTSPIAKGRVLTVDADHVLRSDDVIAVLRHDNAPRLEDVGDPALAVLQDPAVAYRGQVVALVVAKTPEAAREAAATLPVEYEELGHDVVLTPDHESLYQPDAVNPDYPADTEQGDPDGAFEASPVRVDHTYRTVALHNNPMEPHATTALWHDDGSLTLYDSNQGGHVVRQTIAGLFGLAPDRVRVMNPHVGGGFGSKGTPRPNVVLAAMAAQVTGRPVKIAVTRQQMFSLVGYRTPTIQRVRLGAEADGRLNSITHEVVEQTSTVKEFAEQTAVATRSMYAAPHRRTSHRLARLDVPVPSWMRAPGECPGFFAFESALDELAAELGMDPIDLRVRNEPETDPESGKPFSSRNLVACLRQGAERFGWEPRPRAPRTRRDGRWLIGTGVASSYYPTYEAPATATVSADENGHHTVAINATDIGTGARTALHQLAAEALDVPWADVTVRIGDSDLPQAGLAGGSMGTRSWGWAVTKACRALREQGGGSVTANTAEDIKALGEYSRAAYGAQFVEVRVNQDTGELRVPRMTGVFAAGRIVNSRTARSQFIGGMTMGLSMALHEEGVMDAAFGDYANHDLASYHVAACADVGTMDIAWIEEDDEHLGGTGTKGIGEIGIVGTAAAVANAVYDATGVRVRDLPIHLEDLLA, encoded by the coding sequence ATGAGCGCCCCCGTATTCCGCCGCCCGGCCGCTGCCGGCCCGCCGCAGCCCCGCGAGGAGTCGGTCGAGAAGGTCACCGGTGCGGCCCGGTACGCCTACGAGTACCCGCAGCAGGAGGCCGCGTACGCCTGGATCGTCACCTCGCCGATCGCCAAGGGCCGCGTGCTCACCGTGGACGCCGACCACGTGCTGCGCTCGGACGACGTGATCGCCGTGCTGCGGCACGACAACGCCCCGCGCCTGGAGGACGTGGGCGACCCGGCGCTCGCGGTGCTCCAGGACCCCGCCGTCGCCTACCGTGGCCAGGTGGTGGCCCTGGTGGTGGCGAAGACCCCGGAGGCTGCCCGGGAGGCCGCCGCCACGCTGCCGGTGGAGTACGAGGAGCTCGGCCACGACGTGGTGCTCACCCCGGACCACGAGAGCCTGTACCAGCCGGACGCGGTGAACCCGGATTACCCGGCGGACACCGAACAGGGCGACCCGGACGGCGCTTTCGAGGCGAGCCCGGTGCGGGTGGACCACACCTACCGCACCGTGGCCCTGCACAACAACCCGATGGAGCCGCACGCCACCACGGCACTCTGGCACGACGACGGCTCGCTCACCCTGTACGACTCGAACCAGGGCGGCCACGTGGTGCGGCAGACGATCGCCGGGCTGTTCGGCCTCGCCCCGGACCGGGTGCGCGTGATGAACCCGCATGTGGGAGGCGGATTCGGCTCCAAGGGCACGCCCCGGCCGAACGTGGTGCTGGCGGCTATGGCCGCCCAGGTGACTGGGCGCCCGGTGAAGATCGCCGTCACCCGGCAGCAGATGTTCTCGCTCGTGGGCTATCGCACGCCCACCATTCAGCGGGTGCGGCTCGGCGCCGAGGCCGACGGCCGGCTCAACTCGATCACCCACGAGGTGGTCGAACAGACCTCCACCGTCAAGGAGTTCGCCGAGCAGACCGCCGTGGCCACCCGCTCGATGTATGCCGCGCCGCACCGCCGCACCAGTCACCGGCTGGCCCGCCTGGACGTGCCGGTGCCCTCGTGGATGCGCGCCCCCGGCGAGTGCCCGGGCTTCTTCGCCTTCGAGTCGGCGCTGGACGAGCTGGCCGCCGAACTCGGCATGGACCCGATCGACCTGCGGGTGCGCAACGAGCCGGAGACCGACCCGGAGAGCGGAAAACCCTTCAGCAGCCGCAATCTCGTGGCCTGCCTGCGCCAGGGGGCGGAGCGCTTCGGCTGGGAGCCCCGGCCGCGGGCACCCCGCACCCGCCGTGACGGGCGCTGGCTGATCGGCACCGGCGTGGCCTCGTCGTACTACCCGACCTACGAGGCCCCGGCCACCGCGACCGTGTCGGCCGACGAGAACGGCCACCACACCGTCGCCATCAACGCCACCGACATCGGGACCGGCGCCCGCACCGCCCTGCACCAGCTCGCCGCCGAGGCCCTGGACGTGCCGTGGGCCGACGTGACCGTGCGGATCGGCGACTCGGACCTGCCACAGGCCGGCCTGGCCGGCGGCTCGATGGGCACCCGGTCGTGGGGCTGGGCCGTGACCAAGGCCTGCCGGGCCCTGCGTGAGCAGGGCGGTGGGTCGGTGACCGCGAACACCGCCGAGGACATCAAGGCACTGGGGGAGTACAGCCGCGCCGCCTACGGGGCGCAGTTCGTGGAGGTGCGGGTGAACCAGGACACCGGAGAGCTGCGGGTGCCCCGGATGACCGGGGTGTTCGCCGCCGGCCGCATCGTGAACTCACGCACCGCGCGCTCGCAGTTCATCGGCGGGATGACCATGGGCCTGTCGATGGCGCTGCACGAGGAGGGCGTGATGGACGCCGCCTTCGGCGACTACGCCAATCACGACCTGGCCTCGTACCACGTGGCGGCCTGCGCGGACGTGGGGACGATGGACATCGCCTGGATCGAGGAGGACGACGAGCACCTGGGCGGCACCGGCACGAAGGGGATCGGCGAGATCGGCATCGTGGGCACGGCCGCCGCGGTGGCCAACGCGGTGTACGACGCCACCGGCGTGCGGGTGCGCGACCTTCCGATCCACCTGGAAGACCTGCTCGCCTGA
- a CDS encoding NADH:flavin oxidoreductase/NADH oxidase, with amino-acid sequence MSLLFSPLTLRGVTVPNRAWVSPMCQYSSEKGRPTDWHLVHLGSLARGGAGLVIQEATAVVPEGRISPEDAGIWNDTQAADYERITRFIREQGSVPGIQLAHAGRKASTYAPWRGRGSVPVSEGGWKTVAPSENAFGRYDVPAEIPVAEIPALVQAWVDAARRALAAGFEVLEIHAAHGYLLHQFLSPVSNLRTDSYGGDLAGRSRLLIEIVDAVRAAVPDATPLFVRVSATDWVPGGLDVDEVAQVAVTLKEHGVDLVDVSTGGNHPDQKITLGPGYQVPFARQIKETSGLPTAAVGLITEPKQAEQILAEGSADAVLLARVLLREPSWPQRAAHELGDDIAWPPQYDRGRPAR; translated from the coding sequence ATGAGCCTTCTCTTCTCCCCGCTCACCCTGCGCGGCGTGACCGTGCCGAACCGCGCCTGGGTGTCACCGATGTGTCAGTACTCCAGCGAGAAGGGCCGCCCCACGGACTGGCACCTGGTGCACCTGGGCAGCCTGGCCCGGGGCGGGGCCGGCCTGGTGATCCAGGAGGCCACCGCCGTGGTGCCGGAGGGCCGGATCTCGCCGGAGGACGCCGGGATCTGGAACGACACCCAGGCCGCGGACTACGAGCGGATCACCCGCTTCATCCGGGAACAGGGATCGGTGCCGGGCATCCAGCTGGCGCACGCCGGGCGCAAGGCATCCACATACGCCCCGTGGCGGGGCAGGGGCTCGGTGCCGGTGTCGGAGGGCGGCTGGAAGACCGTCGCCCCCTCCGAGAACGCCTTCGGCCGCTACGACGTGCCCGCCGAGATCCCCGTGGCCGAGATCCCCGCCCTGGTGCAGGCCTGGGTGGACGCCGCCCGGCGGGCGCTCGCGGCCGGGTTCGAGGTGCTGGAGATCCACGCCGCGCACGGCTACCTGCTGCACCAGTTCCTCTCGCCGGTGAGCAACCTGCGCACCGACTCCTACGGCGGGGATCTGGCCGGCCGCTCCCGGCTGCTGATCGAGATCGTCGACGCCGTGCGGGCCGCCGTCCCCGACGCCACGCCGTTGTTCGTGCGGGTCAGCGCCACCGACTGGGTGCCGGGCGGGCTGGACGTGGACGAGGTGGCGCAGGTGGCCGTCACGCTGAAGGAGCACGGCGTGGACCTGGTGGACGTCTCCACCGGCGGCAACCACCCCGACCAGAAGATCACCCTGGGCCCGGGCTACCAGGTACCGTTCGCCCGGCAGATCAAGGAGACCAGCGGGCTGCCCACTGCCGCCGTCGGCCTGATCACCGAGCCGAAGCAGGCCGAGCAGATCCTCGCCGAGGGTTCCGCCGACGCGGTCCTGCTGGCCCGGGTGCTGCTGCGCGAGCCCAGCTGGCCGCAGCGCGCGGCGCACGAGCTGGGCGACGACATCGCCTGGCCGCCGCAGTACGACCGGGGTCGTCCCGCGCGCTGA
- a CDS encoding helix-turn-helix domain-containing protein: protein MTVQLNRETYLPSSGPQLARVHAFMAAHAPSPGGAGDVRCRLTGPGGEEGVELPHEVYLVLRQVVEAMRADLAVTVIPQTMTLTTQQAADLLGVSRPTVIKLLDAERIPFERVGTHRRILLRDLLAYRKQRREERYDALAALGSDDDDEQPDVVLRRLREARKAVASRRRRPDRE from the coding sequence ATGACCGTGCAGCTGAACCGAGAGACCTATCTGCCCAGCAGCGGCCCGCAACTGGCCCGGGTACATGCCTTCATGGCTGCCCACGCCCCGTCTCCGGGCGGGGCGGGCGACGTCCGGTGCCGACTGACCGGGCCCGGTGGCGAGGAGGGTGTCGAGCTGCCGCACGAGGTGTATCTCGTGCTGCGACAGGTGGTGGAGGCCATGCGGGCGGACCTCGCCGTCACGGTGATCCCGCAGACCATGACGCTGACCACGCAGCAGGCGGCAGACCTGCTCGGGGTCAGCCGCCCGACCGTGATCAAACTGCTCGACGCCGAGCGGATTCCGTTCGAGCGGGTCGGCACACATCGGCGAATTCTTCTGCGCGACCTGCTGGCCTACCGCAAGCAGCGGCGTGAGGAGCGGTACGACGCCCTGGCCGCCCTGGGGTCCGATGACGACGACGAGCAGCCCGATGTCGTGCTGAGGCGCCTCCGCGAGGCGCGGAAGGCGGTGGCCTCGCGGCGCCGGCGGCCCGATCGGGAGTGA
- a CDS encoding PIN domain-containing protein codes for MFTALLDTCVLWPSRQRDFLLSLAFEHLYRPAWSSAILAELGHHERVKLEGRGVPRDQARARGERLISFMGSCFPDAEVSGWEDLEGTFGLPDPNDEHVAAAAVLASAGVLVTHNLKDFPPERLPRSLQVLPPAEFAYNTVSVDPARAVLALEEMARRSGQHGPRHEVADILAILENRYGMHAAVGLVRQVSRRTRTAPGSQ; via the coding sequence GTGTTCACGGCACTTCTGGATACATGCGTACTGTGGCCGAGTCGACAGCGGGACTTCCTGCTGTCACTGGCTTTTGAGCATCTCTATCGTCCGGCCTGGAGCAGCGCGATCCTGGCAGAGCTCGGCCATCACGAGAGGGTCAAGCTGGAAGGTCGCGGAGTTCCCCGCGACCAGGCGCGGGCGCGGGGAGAGCGGCTCATCTCCTTCATGGGCTCCTGCTTCCCGGATGCCGAGGTGTCCGGATGGGAAGACCTGGAGGGCACATTCGGGCTTCCGGACCCGAACGACGAGCACGTCGCCGCGGCAGCGGTGCTGGCCTCTGCTGGAGTGCTGGTCACGCACAATCTGAAAGACTTCCCACCCGAACGGCTTCCGCGCTCCTTGCAGGTGCTTCCGCCGGCCGAGTTCGCCTACAACACGGTCTCCGTCGACCCGGCGCGGGCGGTGCTGGCGCTGGAGGAGATGGCACGTCGCTCGGGGCAGCACGGTCCGCGGCACGAGGTCGCCGACATCCTTGCGATTCTCGAGAATCGTTACGGCATGCACGCGGCGGTGGGCCTGGTGCGGCAGGTGTCCCGGCGCACGAGAACGGCGCCGGGTTCGCAGTGA
- a CDS encoding methyl-accepting chemotaxis protein — protein sequence MSAAVTLPGQGNKKAGASPAAFFKNLSLLKKIFSLIAVASLLAVGIGVIGMRAVNAVQSTSDHIVSVTAKRDTTALEARLAFASLRRNIMVAALTTGETSKTAQEDVATSFDEMSAKLDALKASGLDSADTALLEQDVTDLATVKGLYTDNILPVISQNDLTGVQYRALGTYIAGDFATAATKVSDGLNKLGSNAADDMSTEAADAKSSAESQIVQSWIITAVGLLIMVGFGFWIARLIVAAVGRVRDGLVALADGDLTQSVPVTSNDEVGEMSAALNRASTSLRSAMEDIRTNSVTLSGSAEELSAVSAQVASNSEETSAQAMSLSATSSQVSGNVQTVAAGTEEMSASIREIANSSAEAARVSAGAATEAATATETVGKLGASSEEIGNVVKTITTIAEQTNLLALNATIEAARAGDAGKGFAVVAEEVKQLAQETARATEDISHRVETIQADTRAAVEAIDRITRTIEDVNSYQTTIASAVEEQTAVTSEIARSIDETARAASRISSDVDAVSNAAQSSSTGISEAQRAAGDLAQVAGGLNELVGRFKI from the coding sequence ATGTCTGCCGCTGTAACGCTGCCTGGGCAGGGCAACAAGAAGGCCGGTGCCTCCCCCGCCGCCTTCTTCAAGAACCTGAGCCTGCTGAAGAAGATCTTCAGCCTCATCGCGGTGGCCTCACTGCTGGCGGTGGGTATCGGCGTGATCGGGATGCGCGCGGTCAATGCCGTGCAGTCCACCAGTGACCACATCGTCTCGGTCACCGCCAAGCGCGACACCACAGCGCTGGAGGCCCGACTGGCCTTCGCCAGCCTGCGCCGCAACATCATGGTCGCCGCCCTCACCACCGGCGAGACCTCGAAGACCGCTCAGGAAGACGTCGCGACCAGCTTCGACGAGATGTCGGCCAAGCTCGACGCGCTGAAGGCGAGTGGGCTGGACAGCGCGGACACCGCCCTGCTGGAGCAGGACGTCACCGACCTGGCCACGGTCAAGGGCCTGTACACCGACAACATCCTGCCGGTGATCAGCCAGAACGACCTGACCGGCGTGCAGTACCGGGCCCTGGGCACCTACATCGCCGGTGATTTCGCCACGGCCGCCACCAAGGTGTCCGACGGCCTGAACAAGCTGGGCAGCAACGCCGCCGACGACATGAGCACCGAGGCGGCCGACGCCAAGAGCTCGGCCGAGAGCCAGATCGTGCAGTCCTGGATCATCACCGCCGTCGGCCTGCTGATCATGGTCGGCTTCGGCTTCTGGATCGCCCGCCTGATCGTGGCGGCCGTCGGCCGGGTGCGTGACGGCCTGGTCGCCCTGGCCGACGGTGACCTCACCCAGAGTGTGCCGGTGACCAGCAACGACGAGGTCGGCGAGATGTCCGCGGCGCTGAACCGCGCCAGCACCTCGCTGCGCTCGGCGATGGAGGATATCCGCACCAACTCGGTCACCCTGTCGGGCAGCGCCGAGGAGCTCAGCGCGGTGTCGGCCCAGGTGGCCTCCAACTCCGAGGAGACCTCGGCCCAGGCGATGAGCCTGAGCGCCACCTCGTCGCAGGTGTCGGGCAACGTGCAGACGGTCGCGGCCGGCACCGAGGAGATGTCGGCCAGCATCCGCGAGATCGCGAACTCCTCGGCCGAGGCGGCCCGGGTGTCGGCCGGTGCGGCCACCGAGGCGGCCACCGCCACCGAGACCGTGGGCAAGCTGGGTGCCTCCAGCGAGGAGATCGGCAACGTGGTCAAGACCATCACCACGATCGCCGAGCAGACCAACCTGCTGGCCCTGAACGCCACCATCGAGGCCGCCCGCGCCGGGGACGCCGGCAAGGGCTTCGCGGTGGTCGCCGAGGAGGTCAAGCAGCTGGCGCAGGAGACCGCCCGGGCCACCGAGGACATCAGCCACCGGGTGGAGACGATCCAGGCCGACACCCGGGCCGCGGTCGAGGCGATCGACCGGATCACCCGGACGATCGAGGACGTGAACTCCTACCAGACCACGATCGCCTCGGCCGTGGAGGAGCAGACCGCGGTGACCTCCGAAATCGCCCGCAGCATCGACGAAACCGCTCGTGCGGCGTCGCGGATCTCGTCGGATGTGGACGCGGTGTCGAACGCGGCCCAGTCGTCCAGCACGGGTATCTCCGAGGCGCAGCGGGCGGCCGGGGACCTGGCCCAGGTGGCCGGTGGGCTGAACGAGCTGGTGGGTCGCTTCAAGATCTGA
- a CDS encoding YihY/virulence factor BrkB family protein, producing MWGKTHRNPDQHEDLPDENPAESPTQLPRRSWLRVLRGSAREFSEDNLSDSAASLTYYGIQALFPGILVLVSLLGFLSDDAIQELKDNLGEVVPGTFQSTINSILDQVGNKPGSAGFAFVLGLVTALWSSSGYIAAFMRASNVVYDIPEGRPIWKTLPTRVLTTLVMLVLILMAAVIVLFTGPLAQQAGDLLGLGDAAVTTWSIVKWPVLLLIMMLELAILYWAAPNAKQGFRWVTPGGILAVVLWLVASAGFGFYVANFSSYDATYGTFAGIVIFLIWMWISNLAILLGAEFNAELERARAENDGLPRGAEPYVRLRDTRKLDDDELAEVEGSRRHLRPDRGGDSGSV from the coding sequence ATGTGGGGAAAGACGCACCGAAACCCTGACCAGCACGAAGATCTGCCGGACGAGAACCCGGCCGAGTCTCCGACCCAGCTGCCCAGGCGCTCGTGGCTGCGCGTGCTGCGCGGCTCGGCCCGGGAGTTCTCCGAGGACAACCTCAGCGACTCCGCCGCATCGCTGACCTACTACGGCATCCAGGCCCTGTTCCCGGGCATCCTGGTGCTGGTGTCGCTGCTCGGGTTCCTGTCCGACGACGCCATCCAGGAGCTCAAGGACAACCTCGGCGAGGTCGTGCCCGGCACCTTCCAGAGCACGATCAACAGCATCCTCGACCAGGTCGGGAACAAGCCCGGATCAGCCGGTTTCGCGTTCGTGCTGGGTCTGGTCACGGCCCTGTGGTCGTCGTCCGGATACATCGCGGCATTCATGCGCGCCTCGAACGTGGTGTACGACATCCCCGAGGGCCGGCCGATCTGGAAGACCCTCCCCACCCGCGTGCTCACCACCCTGGTGATGCTGGTGCTGATCCTGATGGCGGCCGTGATCGTGCTGTTCACCGGCCCGCTGGCGCAGCAGGCCGGTGATCTCCTGGGGCTCGGCGACGCCGCGGTCACCACCTGGAGCATCGTGAAATGGCCTGTGCTGCTGCTGATCATGATGCTGGAGCTGGCCATCCTGTACTGGGCCGCCCCGAACGCCAAGCAGGGCTTCAGATGGGTCACGCCCGGCGGGATCCTCGCCGTCGTGCTCTGGCTGGTCGCCTCGGCCGGCTTCGGTTTCTACGTGGCCAACTTCTCCAGCTACGACGCCACCTACGGCACCTTCGCCGGGATCGTCATCTTCCTGATCTGGATGTGGATCTCGAACCTGGCCATCCTGCTGGGCGCCGAGTTCAACGCCGAGCTGGAGCGGGCCCGGGCCGAGAACGACGGTCTGCCCCGGGGCGCCGAGCCCTACGTGCGCCTGCGGGACACCAGAAAACTGGACGACGACGAGCTGGCCGAGGTCGAGGGTTCGCGACGGCACCTGCGGCCGGACCGGGGCGGTGACTCCGGCAGTGTGTGA
- a CDS encoding lysozyme inhibitor LprI family protein, protein MGTALRRNVPAITASALVTVAVAATAVAGAGIARAAEKPAAATKAADGLTYLKIKEPFTTPVGRCDEDGTTIEMTNCVLKKVVSTDRKIDALQKKRFDTARTTKQRKAYLKNDATWLKNRTATVKKVGQGGTIDAVLKAQETLKLSKKRLNALG, encoded by the coding sequence ATGGGCACCGCACTCCGCCGGAACGTCCCGGCCATCACCGCTTCCGCCCTGGTGACGGTGGCCGTGGCGGCGACCGCCGTGGCGGGGGCCGGAATCGCCCGGGCCGCCGAGAAGCCCGCCGCCGCGACGAAGGCGGCCGACGGCCTGACCTACCTGAAGATCAAGGAGCCGTTCACCACGCCGGTGGGCCGGTGCGACGAGGACGGCACCACGATCGAGATGACCAACTGCGTGCTGAAGAAGGTCGTGAGCACGGACAGGAAGATCGACGCGCTCCAGAAGAAGCGTTTCGACACGGCGAGGACGACCAAGCAGCGCAAGGCCTACCTGAAGAACGACGCCACCTGGCTGAAGAACCGCACGGCCACGGTGAAGAAGGTCGGTCAGGGCGGCACGATCGACGCCGTGCTGAAGGCGCAGGAGACGCTGAAGCTGAGCAAGAAGCGCCTCAACGCCCTTGGCTGA
- a CDS encoding MFS transporter, with product MTDRSPAASRTTTLDGEHHPTPAHGTSRAQWLILGIISIAQLMVVLDSTIVNIALPAAQTDLGFDDAQRQWVVTAYSLAFGSLLLIGGRLNDMFGSKLGFLVGLVGFAAASALGGWAPSFEVLIVARAAQGAFGALLAPAALAMLTVSFAGSADRGKAFGIFGAVAGSGAAVGLLLGGALTEYLSWRWCLYVNVFFAVIAVIGGLRLLPANDRESGRMSFDWPGSVLAVAGIFGVVYGFARSETEGWSDGVTLASLIVGVVLVIGFVVAERLVQHPLLPMQIVLNRVRGTSYLVMLIAAIGMFAVFLFVTYYIQQILGYSPIQSGFAFLPMVFAIGVSAQFNGTPAFQTKIGSKIQVGVGSLLAAAGMLLFTGFGADSSYVTALLPGLLLAGLGLGCIFAVAIGSATIGVEVHQAGVASATVNTSQQVGGSIGVALLSSVSASAATDYISAHAAQGVTPALQVQAQLAAYDSVFVWSAVFFAVTAVVAFVLYPSRAVTAALAADNENVAVHM from the coding sequence ATGACCGACCGCTCCCCCGCGGCCAGCCGGACGACCACGCTCGACGGAGAGCATCACCCCACCCCGGCCCACGGCACCTCGCGCGCCCAGTGGCTGATCCTCGGCATCATCTCCATCGCCCAGCTGATGGTGGTGCTCGACTCCACGATCGTGAACATCGCCCTGCCCGCCGCGCAGACCGACCTGGGCTTCGACGACGCCCAGCGGCAGTGGGTGGTCACGGCCTACTCGCTGGCGTTCGGCAGTCTGCTGCTGATCGGCGGCCGGCTGAACGACATGTTCGGCAGCAAGCTCGGATTCCTGGTCGGTCTGGTCGGTTTCGCTGCCGCGAGCGCCCTGGGCGGCTGGGCCCCCAGTTTCGAGGTGCTGATCGTGGCGCGCGCCGCCCAGGGTGCGTTCGGCGCCCTTCTGGCCCCCGCCGCCCTCGCCATGCTCACCGTGAGCTTCGCCGGATCGGCTGACCGGGGCAAGGCCTTCGGCATCTTCGGCGCCGTCGCCGGCTCCGGCGCCGCGGTCGGGCTGCTGCTCGGCGGCGCGCTCACCGAGTACCTGTCCTGGCGCTGGTGCCTCTACGTCAACGTGTTCTTCGCGGTGATCGCCGTGATCGGCGGCCTGCGCTTGCTGCCCGCGAACGACCGGGAGAGCGGCCGGATGTCGTTCGACTGGCCCGGTTCCGTGCTGGCCGTGGCCGGTATCTTCGGTGTGGTCTACGGTTTCGCCCGGTCCGAGACCGAGGGCTGGAGCGACGGTGTCACCCTGGCCTCGCTGATCGTCGGTGTGGTGCTGGTCATCGGCTTCGTGGTGGCCGAGCGCCTGGTGCAGCACCCGCTGCTGCCGATGCAGATCGTGCTCAACCGGGTGCGTGGCACCTCGTACCTGGTCATGCTGATCGCCGCCATAGGCATGTTCGCGGTGTTCCTGTTCGTCACCTACTACATCCAGCAGATCCTCGGCTACTCCCCGATCCAGTCCGGTTTCGCCTTCCTGCCGATGGTTTTCGCGATCGGCGTGAGCGCGCAGTTCAACGGCACCCCGGCGTTCCAGACGAAGATCGGCTCGAAGATCCAGGTCGGCGTGGGCTCGCTGCTGGCCGCCGCGGGCATGCTGCTGTTCACCGGTTTCGGCGCGGACAGCAGCTACGTCACCGCTCTGCTGCCCGGCCTGCTGCTGGCCGGTCTGGGCCTGGGCTGCATCTTCGCGGTCGCGATCGGCTCGGCCACGATCGGCGTGGAGGTGCACCAGGCCGGTGTCGCCTCCGCCACCGTGAACACCTCGCAGCAGGTGGGCGGTTCGATCGGTGTGGCGCTGCTGAGCAGCGTCTCGGCCTCCGCCGCCACGGACTACATCTCGGCGCACGCGGCCCAGGGGGTCACCCCGGCGCTCCAGGTGCAGGCCCAGCTGGCCGCGTACGACTCGGTGTTCGTCTGGTCGGCGGTGTTCTTCGCCGTCACCGCCGTGGTCGCCTTCGTGCTGTACCCGTCCCGTGCGGTCACGGCGGCGCTGGCGGCCGACAACGAGAACGTCGCGGTGCACATGTAG
- a CDS encoding TetR/AcrR family transcriptional regulator, which translates to MNSSAAADAQHTLTDRILDAAGEVFAAQGLHATLADVARTAGVGVATVYRRFANKDELILALFDVRFRHTHDQLRRVMEAEDPWQGFVAFFEGGVRQFARDRGFREFVISGNTEKFGWARGAGHSRMEEAVHEQQRLVQEGLDDMLRRCQEAGAIRDDVVPHDLFVLTMAAVSSIEVGEAKGEPEAYRRVIGIVLDGLRPSREAPTPLPPHRP; encoded by the coding sequence GTGAACAGTTCGGCAGCGGCTGACGCGCAGCACACCCTCACCGATCGGATCCTCGACGCCGCAGGTGAGGTGTTTGCCGCCCAGGGTCTGCACGCCACTCTGGCGGACGTGGCGAGGACGGCCGGGGTGGGCGTCGCCACGGTGTACCGGCGGTTCGCCAACAAGGACGAACTGATCCTGGCGCTGTTCGACGTGCGGTTCCGGCACACGCACGACCAGCTGCGCCGGGTGATGGAGGCGGAGGACCCCTGGCAGGGTTTCGTCGCGTTCTTCGAGGGCGGTGTGCGGCAGTTCGCCCGGGACCGGGGTTTTCGCGAGTTCGTGATCAGCGGCAACACCGAGAAATTCGGCTGGGCGCGGGGTGCCGGGCACAGCCGGATGGAGGAGGCCGTTCACGAGCAACAGCGTCTGGTGCAGGAAGGACTGGACGACATGCTGCGCCGGTGCCAGGAGGCGGGGGCGATCCGGGACGACGTGGTGCCGCACGACCTGTTCGTGCTCACCATGGCGGCGGTCAGCAGTATCGAGGTGGGCGAGGCCAAGGGGGAGCCGGAGGCCTACCGCCGGGTGATCGGCATCGTCCTCGACGGTCTGCGGCCATCGCGAGAGGCTCCCACCCCGCTACCGCCCCACCGGCCGTGA
- a CDS encoding DUF3618 domain-containing protein — translation MSDDNGSRDTEQIRAEIDHTRDELADTVEALAAKTDVKGRATQKAHEVQETTRARVQTLQETAKHRAQEAQESAKVHAMAAKVKVTEQTRQVTEQARQVGEQARIKGEAVAGQAKVKSEQARLAATERAHSAQETVQQQRQDRPWLLPALGAAAGLLTGALVWLRRRRNR, via the coding sequence ATGAGTGACGACAACGGAAGTCGCGACACCGAGCAGATCCGCGCCGAGATCGACCACACCCGTGACGAACTCGCCGACACGGTGGAGGCGCTGGCCGCCAAGACCGACGTGAAGGGCCGGGCCACGCAGAAGGCGCACGAGGTGCAGGAGACCACCCGGGCCCGGGTGCAGACGCTCCAGGAGACCGCGAAGCACCGCGCCCAGGAGGCCCAGGAGAGTGCCAAGGTGCACGCCATGGCCGCCAAGGTGAAGGTCACCGAGCAGACTCGTCAGGTCACCGAGCAGGCCCGGCAGGTGGGCGAGCAGGCCCGGATCAAGGGCGAGGCGGTCGCCGGCCAGGCGAAGGTCAAGAGCGAGCAGGCCCGGCTGGCCGCCACCGAGCGGGCCCACTCGGCCCAGGAGACGGTGCAGCAGCAGCGTCAGGACCGGCCCTGGCTGCTGCCCGCCCTGGGCGCTGCGGCCGGCCTGCTGACCGGTGCGCTGGTCTGGCTGCGGCGGCGCCGCAACCGCTGA
- a CDS encoding phage holin family protein, which produces MSVTNERPAGATAAPGPVAADHQKSTPELVQDLTRLVPQLARQEVELAKAELAEKAKHAGVGAGAFGGAGLVALFGVGTLVAAAVIGLAEAVPAWASALIVAAVLLAVAGVMALVGRKQIQQATPPVPSQAVDSTKHDVEAVKESAHR; this is translated from the coding sequence ATGAGCGTGACCAACGAGAGGCCCGCGGGCGCCACTGCCGCTCCGGGGCCCGTCGCCGCCGACCATCAGAAGTCCACACCCGAGCTGGTGCAGGACCTGACCCGCCTGGTGCCGCAGCTGGCCCGGCAGGAGGTCGAGCTGGCCAAGGCCGAGCTGGCCGAGAAGGCGAAGCACGCCGGAGTCGGGGCCGGGGCCTTCGGCGGCGCCGGCCTGGTCGCCCTGTTCGGCGTCGGCACGCTGGTGGCCGCCGCGGTGATCGGCCTGGCCGAGGCCGTGCCGGCCTGGGCGTCGGCGCTGATCGTGGCCGCCGTGCTGCTCGCCGTCGCCGGTGTGATGGCCCTGGTGGGGCGCAAGCAGATTCAGCAGGCCACCCCGCCGGTGCCCAGCCAGGCGGTGGACAGCACCAAGCATGACGTCGAGGCCGTTAAGGAGAGCGCCCACCGATGA